Proteins found in one Canis lupus baileyi chromosome 18, mCanLup2.hap1, whole genome shotgun sequence genomic segment:
- the CPA1 gene encoding carboxypeptidase A1 has protein sequence MRGLLLLSVLLGAVLGKEDFVGHQVLRISAVDEAQVQKVKELEDLEHLKLDFWRGPGRPGSPIDVRVPLPSSQAVKVFLEAHGIGYTVMIEDVQSLLDEEQEQMFAFQAWARSTDTFNYATYHTLEEIYGFLDLLVAEHPQLVSKLQIGSSYEGRPIYVLKFSTGGSKRPAIWIDTGIHSREWVTQASGVWFAKKITQDYGQDSTLTAILDSMDIFLEIVTNPDGFAFTHSKNRMWRKTRSLTPGSACVGVDPNRNWDTGFGLAGASSNPCSETYHGKFANSEVEVKSIVDFVKSHGNIKAFISIHSYSQLLLYPYGYKAEAAPDQQELDQLAKAAVTALASLYGTKFKYGSIIKTIYQASGSTVDWTYSQGIKYSFTFELRDTGRYGFLLPASQIIPTAQETWLALRTIMEHTLNHPY, from the exons ATGAGGGGGCTGCTGCTTTTAAGTGTGTTGCTAGGGGCTGTCCTTGGCAAAGAGGACTTTGTGGG GCACCAGGTGCTCCGAATCTCTGCTGTAGATGAAGCCCAGGTCCAGAAGGTGAAGGAGCTGGAGGACCTGGAGCACCTGAAG CTGGACTTCTGGCGGGGCCCTGGCCGCCCGGGCTCCCCCATCGATGTCCGAGTGCCGCTCCCCAGCAGCCAGGCCGTCAAAGTCTTCCTGGAGGCGCACGGCATCGGGTACACCGTCATGATCGAGGACGTGCAGTCACTGCTGGACGAGGAGCAGGAGCAGATGTTCGCCTTCCAGGCCTGGGCCCGCTCCACCGACACCTTTAACTACGCCACCTACCACAccctggaggag aTCTATGGCTTCCTGGACTTGCTGGTGGCCGAGCACCCGCAGCTTGTCAGCAAGCTCCAGATTGGCAGCAGCTACGAAGGCCGTCCCATCTACGTGCTGAAG TTCAGCACGGGGGGGAGCAAACGCCCTGCCATCTGGATCGACACAGGCATCCATTCCCGGGAGTGGGTCACCCAGGCCAGCGGGGTCTGGTTTGCAAAGAAG ATCACACAAGACTATGGCCAGGACTCCACACTCACAGCCATTCTTGATTCCATGGACATCTTCCTGGAGATTGTCACCAACCCCGACGGTTTTGCCTTCACTCACAGCAAG AATCGCATGTGGCGCAAGACCCGATCCCTCACGCCGGGCTCCGCCTGTGTTGGAGTGGATCCCAACCGGAACTGGGACACCGGCTTCGGGT TGGCCGGAGCCAGCAGCAACCCCTGCTCAGAGACTTACCACGGCAAGTTCGCCAATTCCGAAGTGGAGGTTAAGTCCATCGTGGACTTTGTGAAGAGCCACGGAAACATCAAGGCCTTCATCTCCATCCACAGCTACTCCCAGCTGCTCCTGTATCCCTACGGTTACAAAGCAGAAGCGGCCCCTGACCAGCAAGAGCTG GATCAGCTGGCCAAGGCTGCTGTGACAGCGCTCGCCTCTCTGTATGGGACCAAGTTCAAGTATGGCAGCATCATCAAAACAATTT ACCAAGCCAGTGGAAGCACTGTTGACTGGACCTACAGCCAGGGCATCAAGTACTCCTTCACCTTCGAGCTCCGGGACACGGGGCGCTACGGCTTCCTGCTGCCGGCCTCTCAGATCATCCCCACGGCCCAGGAGACGTGGCTGGCGCTTCGGACCATCATGGAGCACACCCTGAATCACCCCTACTGA